A genomic window from Chitinophaga pollutisoli includes:
- a CDS encoding DUF192 domain-containing protein — translation MKQLNLVLALTGALYLAACQPKGGQEGNNAAATDNTTPSAATTPAADGPVFTKEGVLSFISKAKGDTIRTIDIELAQTDEERAEGLMHRKSMEDTQGMLFIFDFASEQSFWMKNTYISLDIMYVDANMEIVSIRKYTTPLSEDGVPSLKPAQYVVETIAGFADKYHVQVGDKIAFTKLK, via the coding sequence ATGAAGCAACTCAACCTGGTACTGGCCCTCACCGGCGCATTGTACCTGGCCGCCTGCCAGCCGAAAGGCGGGCAAGAAGGCAATAACGCCGCCGCTACTGACAATACCACACCCTCCGCCGCCACCACGCCGGCGGCCGACGGACCGGTATTCACGAAAGAAGGCGTGCTTTCCTTCATCAGCAAGGCGAAAGGCGATACCATCAGGACCATCGATATCGAACTGGCGCAAACCGACGAAGAAAGAGCCGAAGGCCTCATGCACCGCAAATCCATGGAAGACACGCAGGGCATGTTGTTCATTTTCGACTTCGCGTCTGAACAATCGTTCTGGATGAAGAATACCTACATTTCGCTCGATATCATGTATGTAGATGCGAACATGGAAATCGTTTCCATCCGCAAATACACCACACCGCTCAGCGAAGACGGCGTTCCATCCCTGAAACCTGCGCAGTATGTCGTGGAAACCATTGCCGGGTTCGCCGACAAATACCACGTACAGGTGGGCGATAAAATCGCCTTCACCAAGCTGAAATAA
- a CDS encoding gliding motility-associated C-terminal domain-containing protein — protein MLCPSLHAQTASFSVRDTVCVGSPVTITESSTGVSTWQWNFCSGNSFQPPTAVNHGNPAGFVQAPEHSVIVREGGQFFAFMTNAATQRLVRLDYGSSLANIPVLSTVSHLGAILAGNSSGIQAVEDASGKHLVIVSGDGVTPGKMVRIDFPNGWSDFPAATGVDWGNVGTLLDNCTDLAIVNDNGRNFGFILGKGGNALVMAEFGWDFSAAPAMTATGTPGSIVSPEGIKVFREGANWYAFVAAANGIHLLDFGTSLSNFPTATNLGNFSGMIDGARDIALYQDCEQTFVLVASYNNDAIVRLNFAGGVTGAVTAVTYGNLGGAVNHPSGISKIYRDGASIRAIVANGDPAGSSTSVLTMDGCATPVAPAFSGQTPPAFTIPAAGTYYINLVTDANTPSERFYCRRVVAVTAPALELGNNNIVICNGQPVLKGSITGPRLRYQWYTVGTGPRVYIPGADRSQLTITTTNTYGVEVFNGGCTVSDEILVAIADEINVTGNIQQIDCNHERGSAALTVTGGNSPYTFSLNSAPKVALGNFSDLNAGNYTVNIEDQYGCTGTYSFAIARDLLRTLTTSATGTNPTCFGGSNGAILAQVSLGTTPIQFALGTGPFGNGPSFNSLTAGTYKVYIRNAYCLDSQEVVLTQPTALLMPYDVYQDTCNRGNGWVRLSPQGGVSPYSVTWNGNVIARPEVDGLGVGMYTANVMDANGCQRSANIYVGNLSMSRMNILTPDTVVAIGDAFVIRADNAADYIWSPIDVGGIRCPTCPETVVRPVAPTQYIVRTLTGANCVSADTVRVMIDYSSMLEMPNAFSPNNDGMNDFFRPKSKAVMAFSMQVYNRSGNLVFTTNDHRRGWDGNVNGKPAPMGTYVYIIKFGFWQADGKMELFDKKGTFDLIR, from the coding sequence GTGCTCTGTCCATCCCTGCATGCCCAAACTGCCAGCTTTTCGGTGCGCGACACCGTATGTGTCGGCTCCCCCGTCACCATTACCGAATCATCTACCGGCGTCAGCACCTGGCAATGGAACTTCTGCTCTGGTAATTCCTTCCAGCCCCCCACGGCTGTCAACCACGGCAACCCCGCGGGTTTTGTGCAAGCTCCGGAACACAGCGTCATCGTCCGGGAAGGCGGGCAATTCTTCGCATTCATGACGAATGCCGCCACCCAGCGCCTCGTGCGCCTGGATTACGGCAGCAGCCTGGCCAATATCCCCGTCTTGTCGACGGTTTCGCACCTGGGCGCCATCCTGGCCGGCAACTCCTCGGGCATTCAGGCCGTGGAAGATGCCAGCGGAAAACACCTGGTGATCGTGAGCGGGGACGGTGTCACGCCGGGTAAGATGGTCCGGATCGATTTCCCCAACGGCTGGAGCGATTTTCCCGCCGCTACGGGTGTGGACTGGGGGAATGTGGGCACCCTGCTCGACAATTGCACCGATCTCGCCATCGTGAACGATAACGGCCGCAATTTCGGATTCATCCTCGGCAAGGGCGGCAACGCCCTGGTGATGGCCGAATTCGGATGGGATTTTTCCGCAGCGCCTGCGATGACCGCCACCGGCACGCCCGGCTCGATCGTAAGCCCGGAAGGAATAAAAGTCTTCCGCGAAGGCGCCAACTGGTACGCGTTTGTAGCAGCTGCCAACGGCATCCACCTGCTCGATTTCGGCACTTCCCTGTCCAACTTCCCGACCGCCACCAACCTGGGCAATTTCTCCGGGATGATCGATGGCGCGCGGGATATCGCCTTGTACCAGGATTGCGAACAGACCTTCGTGCTGGTGGCGAGCTATAATAACGACGCCATCGTTCGCCTGAATTTCGCCGGCGGCGTAACCGGAGCGGTAACTGCGGTTACTTACGGAAATCTTGGCGGCGCCGTTAACCATCCGTCCGGCATTTCCAAAATTTACCGGGACGGCGCGAGCATCCGTGCGATCGTCGCCAACGGCGATCCGGCGGGTTCCAGTACGTCGGTGCTGACGATGGACGGGTGCGCCACCCCGGTAGCGCCTGCATTCAGCGGGCAAACCCCGCCTGCCTTTACTATTCCCGCGGCCGGAACCTATTACATCAATCTCGTTACCGACGCCAATACTCCCAGCGAAAGATTTTACTGCCGGCGGGTAGTGGCCGTAACGGCGCCCGCATTGGAGCTGGGCAATAACAACATCGTTATCTGCAACGGCCAGCCCGTGCTAAAAGGCTCGATCACCGGGCCGCGCCTGCGTTACCAATGGTATACCGTCGGCACCGGACCCCGTGTTTACATCCCGGGGGCAGACAGGTCGCAACTGACCATCACCACCACCAATACATACGGGGTGGAAGTTTTCAACGGCGGCTGCACGGTATCGGACGAAATATTGGTAGCGATAGCGGATGAGATTAACGTCACCGGCAACATCCAGCAGATCGATTGCAACCATGAAAGGGGCAGCGCCGCGTTAACGGTTACAGGCGGGAACAGCCCCTATACCTTCTCGCTCAACAGCGCGCCCAAAGTTGCGTTGGGAAATTTCAGCGACCTGAACGCCGGGAATTACACCGTAAACATCGAAGATCAATATGGCTGCACAGGCACGTACAGCTTCGCCATCGCGCGGGATCTGCTCCGCACGCTGACGACCAGCGCCACCGGTACGAATCCTACCTGCTTCGGCGGCAGCAACGGTGCTATTTTGGCGCAGGTGAGCCTGGGAACTACGCCGATTCAGTTTGCGCTGGGGACCGGCCCCTTTGGCAACGGTCCGTCGTTTAACAGCCTCACGGCCGGTACTTACAAAGTCTATATCAGGAACGCTTATTGCCTCGACAGCCAGGAAGTGGTGCTCACGCAGCCAACTGCCTTGCTCATGCCATACGACGTTTACCAGGATACCTGCAACCGCGGTAATGGCTGGGTACGGCTTTCTCCGCAGGGCGGTGTGTCGCCGTACAGCGTTACCTGGAACGGGAATGTGATTGCCAGGCCGGAAGTGGACGGGCTGGGCGTTGGGATGTATACCGCCAATGTGATGGATGCCAACGGCTGCCAGCGTTCCGCTAATATTTACGTCGGCAACCTGAGTATGTCGCGGATGAATATCCTTACGCCGGATACCGTAGTGGCGATTGGCGATGCGTTCGTGATCCGGGCGGATAATGCCGCGGATTATATCTGGAGCCCGATCGACGTGGGGGGTATCCGCTGCCCCACCTGTCCCGAAACGGTGGTGCGGCCGGTAGCGCCTACGCAATACATCGTGCGCACGCTGACGGGCGCCAATTGTGTGTCTGCCGACACGGTGCGGGTGATGATCGACTATTCTTCCATGCTGGAAATGCCCAATGCTTTTTCACCGAATAACGACGGGATGAACGATTTCTTCCGGCCGAAGTCCAAGGCGGTGATGGCGTTTAGCATGCAGGTCTACAACCGCTCCGGGAATCTCGTTTTCACGACCAACGACCACCGGCGGGGCTGGGATGGCAATGTCAACGGCAAGCCTGCGCCTATGGGCACTTACGTCTATATCATCAAATTCGGGTTCTGGCAGGCGGACGGGAAGATGGAGTTGTTTGATAAGAAAGGAACATTCGATCTGATTAGGTAA
- the trxA gene encoding thioredoxin encodes MALEFTDANFQSNVLESDKLTVVDFWAEWCGPCRAIGPVIEELAKDYDGKVNIGKVNVDNNPQVSMNYGITSIPAILFIKNGQVVDKQVGAAPKSVLEKKIQANL; translated from the coding sequence ATGGCTTTAGAATTCACAGATGCGAACTTCCAATCCAACGTACTTGAGTCAGATAAACTGACTGTGGTTGACTTCTGGGCAGAATGGTGCGGTCCCTGCCGCGCGATCGGTCCGGTTATCGAGGAGCTCGCCAAAGACTACGATGGCAAAGTGAACATCGGTAAAGTGAATGTGGACAACAACCCGCAGGTTTCCATGAACTACGGTATCACCAGCATTCCTGCCATCCTGTTCATTAAAAACGGCCAGGTAGTAGACAAACAAGTGGGCGCCGCCCCCAAATCCGTTCTGGAAAAGAAAATTCAGGCAAACCTCTAA
- the mqnE gene encoding aminofutalosine synthase MqnE encodes MTTNTGPKPGLAALLAAPTLDTQLKAIADKVLAQERISQEEGIVLFEKGDIGLLGALANHVRERMHGNKTYFNRNFHIEPTNVCVFTCRFCSYSKLYKNREEGWELSIDEMLDIVKKYDGQPVTEVHIVGGVHPKMQMEFFMDLMRKIKAHRPDLHIKGFTAVELDYMFRKAKVSTEEGMRLMHEAGLQSLPGGGAEIFHPDIRAQICHDKVDGEGWLAIHKAAHNTGMVTNATMLYGHVEQYWHRVDHMEKLRQLQDETHGFNTFIPLKFRNGDNEMAHVPESSIVEDLKMYAVARLYMDNFPHLKAYWPMLGRSTAQLTLSFGVNDLDGTIDDTTKIYSMAGAEEQKPSMSTAELAMLIRQAGRAPVERDTVYNEIRDYSNAEFSDEELAN; translated from the coding sequence ATGACGACGAACACAGGACCGAAACCGGGGCTTGCCGCCCTCCTTGCCGCACCCACGCTCGACACGCAGCTGAAGGCCATTGCAGACAAGGTGCTGGCGCAGGAAAGGATTTCGCAGGAAGAAGGCATCGTGCTGTTTGAAAAGGGAGATATCGGATTGCTGGGCGCACTGGCCAACCACGTTCGCGAAAGGATGCACGGGAACAAGACGTACTTCAACCGTAACTTTCATATCGAGCCTACCAACGTCTGTGTTTTTACCTGCAGATTCTGCTCCTATTCCAAATTATACAAAAACCGTGAAGAAGGCTGGGAACTGAGCATTGATGAAATGCTCGACATCGTGAAGAAATACGATGGCCAGCCCGTGACCGAAGTCCACATCGTGGGCGGCGTGCATCCCAAGATGCAGATGGAATTCTTCATGGACCTTATGCGTAAGATCAAGGCCCACAGGCCCGATTTGCATATCAAGGGTTTCACGGCCGTGGAACTGGATTACATGTTCCGCAAAGCCAAAGTAAGCACCGAAGAAGGCATGCGCCTCATGCACGAAGCGGGGCTGCAGAGCTTGCCCGGCGGCGGCGCAGAAATCTTCCACCCGGACATCCGTGCGCAAATTTGCCACGATAAGGTAGACGGGGAAGGATGGCTCGCCATCCACAAAGCCGCGCACAATACCGGTATGGTCACCAACGCCACCATGCTGTACGGTCACGTCGAGCAATACTGGCACAGGGTGGATCATATGGAGAAACTCCGCCAGCTGCAGGACGAAACCCACGGCTTCAATACGTTCATCCCCCTGAAATTCCGCAATGGCGACAACGAAATGGCGCATGTACCGGAATCTTCCATCGTGGAAGACCTGAAAATGTACGCCGTTGCCCGCCTGTATATGGACAACTTCCCCCACCTGAAGGCTTACTGGCCCATGCTTGGCCGCAGCACCGCACAGCTGACGCTTTCTTTCGGCGTGAACGACCTCGACGGCACCATCGACGATACCACGAAAATCTACTCCATGGCGGGCGCCGAGGAACAAAAGCCTTCCATGAGTACCGCCGAACTGGCTATGCTCATCCGCCAGGCGGGCAGAGCCCCTGTGGAGCGCGACACCGTGTACAACGAGATCCGGGATTACTCCAACGCGGAGTTCAGCGACGAAGAATTGGCAAATTGA
- a CDS encoding nucleoside transporter C-terminal domain-containing protein, with protein sequence MLHWENIARGTLGMTFLVLVCYLLSNNRRAINWKLVVMGICAQILFAMGVLDTRVGGQPVFWLLFGGAVAVFTVRRVMRKSKEGFGLTGDPLAWLLALAALAGFFFGIVLSPSYQLPAVAFAAGLIPIFLMASFLPGRNVELVKWTVLAACLLLTVSVYFQWCPPDVFRRSLSTVSSAFVDLINISHKGTDFMFQGLADPSGAWGYIFAVQVLPNIIFFAALSSILYYLGILQKIVYVFAYLLNKMRISGAESLSTAANIFLGQTEAPLMIRPYLDKMTRSEIMCIMVGGFANTAGSVMAAYVGMLGGADEAAKEYFALHMLSQSIMSAPAAIVCAKLLFPETQDHLIQKDLRIPKEKLGDNFLDAISLGTTDGLKLAVNVGAMLIVFTAMMYVVNAMLGWVGEQTNLNAQIAVMSGGRYTALSLDMMLGYLFSPVAWLIGVATTDILAVGQLLGIKTVLNEFLAYQSLTKMKETNVIQDPKSLLIATYALCGFANFASIGIQIGGISQLAPNQRKNLTELGLKALIGGTIACLMCGCIAGALS encoded by the coding sequence ATGTTACATTGGGAGAATATTGCCCGGGGTACGCTGGGCATGACGTTTCTCGTGCTCGTTTGTTACCTCCTGAGCAACAACCGGCGCGCCATTAACTGGAAATTGGTAGTGATGGGCATTTGTGCCCAGATCCTGTTTGCTATGGGGGTGCTGGACACGCGCGTTGGCGGACAGCCGGTGTTCTGGCTCCTCTTCGGCGGGGCGGTGGCGGTATTTACCGTTCGGCGGGTGATGCGCAAGTCGAAAGAAGGGTTTGGGCTGACGGGCGACCCTTTGGCCTGGTTGCTGGCTTTGGCGGCATTGGCGGGCTTTTTCTTCGGTATCGTGCTCAGCCCTTCGTACCAGCTGCCGGCGGTAGCTTTTGCCGCGGGGTTGATCCCGATCTTCCTCATGGCGAGTTTTTTACCGGGGAGGAACGTCGAATTGGTGAAATGGACCGTACTGGCGGCATGTCTGCTGCTGACGGTTTCCGTGTACTTCCAATGGTGCCCGCCCGACGTGTTCAGGCGCTCGCTGAGCACCGTTTCGAGCGCGTTTGTAGATCTCATCAATATCAGTCATAAGGGAACAGACTTTATGTTCCAGGGATTGGCGGACCCCTCGGGCGCGTGGGGCTATATTTTCGCCGTACAGGTCCTTCCCAATATCATTTTCTTCGCCGCGCTTTCCTCCATCCTATACTACCTCGGCATCCTGCAAAAAATCGTGTACGTTTTCGCGTACCTGCTGAACAAGATGCGGATTTCCGGGGCGGAAAGCCTTTCCACCGCCGCCAATATCTTCCTGGGCCAAACGGAAGCGCCCCTCATGATCAGGCCTTACCTCGACAAAATGACGCGCTCCGAGATCATGTGCATCATGGTGGGCGGGTTCGCTAATACGGCCGGCAGCGTGATGGCCGCTTATGTGGGGATGCTCGGCGGCGCCGATGAAGCAGCCAAGGAATACTTCGCGCTCCACATGCTCAGCCAGAGCATCATGAGCGCGCCCGCCGCCATCGTTTGCGCCAAACTGCTCTTCCCCGAAACACAGGACCACCTCATCCAGAAAGACCTCCGGATCCCGAAGGAAAAACTGGGCGATAATTTCCTCGACGCCATCTCCCTCGGCACCACCGACGGCCTCAAGCTCGCCGTCAACGTGGGCGCCATGCTTATCGTATTCACCGCCATGATGTATGTCGTGAATGCCATGCTGGGCTGGGTGGGCGAGCAAACTAACCTCAACGCGCAGATCGCCGTGATGAGCGGCGGGCGGTATACGGCGCTTTCGTTAGACATGATGTTGGGCTACCTCTTCTCCCCCGTTGCCTGGCTCATCGGTGTGGCTACGACGGATATCCTGGCGGTGGGGCAACTGCTCGGCATAAAAACCGTGCTGAACGAATTCCTCGCTTACCAGTCGCTTACGAAAATGAAGGAAACCAACGTGATACAAGACCCGAAATCTTTGCTCATCGCCACTTACGCGCTATGCGGCTTCGCCAACTTCGCGTCTATCGGCATCCAGATCGGCGGGATCAGCCAGCTGGCGCCGAACCAGCGGAAGAACCTCACCGAACTGGGGCTCAAGGCGCTGATCGGCGGCACCATCGCCTGCCTGATGTGCGGATGTATCGCGGGTGCGCTCAGCTAA
- a CDS encoding M43 family zinc metalloprotease, translated as MRIFLLTALLALSAAAFAQRKCGTDIALQSKLRLQPHLQDKLRALEQSLVRKKREPGQFRAFNRVTIPVVVHIVLPDPSVVTDEQVLGQLATLNLDFLAQNADLSQVPQVWQNLSGNPEIQFCLAARTPDGEPTNGITRTVSDRTFPITRAGFEVKFATSGGANAWDSDKYLNIWVCELRDNYLGVATFPQLYEPEEQGVVVHYRAFGNSGSARPPFNQGRTLTHELGHFFYLYHIWGNTDNNTCTDDDNVEDTPLQGTQNYDCPSGVLTDNCTPAAPGIMYMNYMDYVNDGCMHFFTAGQTERMRTALETQRGSLMQSDGCQPVQLFDNDASVTAVLRPVGYLCTPAHTPQVVLKNRGILPLTSAVIRYTLGNAAPVSINWTGNLASMAQTTVELPPVNVPVGDMTLKAYTDLPNGVADQQPGNDTAAVGLTYADPLGYPLAEGFEGDVFPPGGFTIANPDRGVTWIKSNYGNGSAHAAVIRNFFYGTNHATDDLLGPEMTAPGSDSVRLVFDLAAATTTAIGAAGNYWDTLEVFVTFDCGQTIVPTGYKKWGETLVTRRIPTTVEFYPAAGEWRRDTVELTHLVKGRTFRVVFRNVSNWENNVYLDNIRLETRPVHPDLAGKGMLIWPNAFRDRFFVEFLQWPEDLKGISVYDAAGREVYRREALRRSGNRVTIDLVNAPNGVYFVKLFYSRQVRTYKIVKAK; from the coding sequence TTGCGTATTTTCCTACTGACCGCACTGCTGGCCCTATCAGCCGCCGCATTCGCACAACGCAAATGCGGAACGGACATTGCCCTCCAGAGCAAGCTCAGGTTACAACCGCACCTCCAGGATAAACTCCGGGCCCTTGAGCAATCGCTCGTCCGCAAAAAACGCGAACCCGGCCAATTCAGGGCTTTCAACCGCGTTACCATCCCCGTTGTAGTACATATCGTGCTCCCCGATCCTTCCGTGGTTACCGACGAGCAGGTGCTCGGCCAGCTGGCCACCCTCAACCTCGACTTCCTCGCGCAAAATGCCGATCTTTCACAAGTGCCCCAGGTCTGGCAAAACCTTTCCGGCAACCCGGAGATCCAATTCTGCCTCGCGGCCCGGACGCCGGACGGCGAACCTACCAACGGCATCACGCGCACCGTTTCCGACCGCACCTTCCCGATCACCCGCGCCGGCTTCGAAGTAAAATTCGCCACTTCCGGCGGGGCCAACGCCTGGGATTCGGATAAATACCTCAACATCTGGGTGTGCGAATTGCGGGACAACTACCTGGGCGTGGCCACCTTCCCGCAGCTGTACGAACCTGAGGAACAGGGCGTTGTCGTGCATTACCGGGCTTTCGGCAACAGCGGCTCCGCACGCCCGCCGTTCAACCAGGGCCGCACGCTCACCCATGAACTGGGCCATTTCTTTTACCTGTACCACATCTGGGGAAACACCGATAACAATACCTGTACAGACGACGACAATGTGGAGGATACGCCGCTGCAGGGCACACAGAATTATGATTGTCCGTCGGGCGTGCTGACCGACAATTGCACGCCCGCTGCGCCGGGCATTATGTACATGAACTACATGGATTACGTGAACGACGGCTGCATGCACTTCTTCACCGCCGGGCAAACGGAGCGCATGCGCACCGCACTGGAAACGCAGCGTGGCTCCCTCATGCAATCCGATGGTTGCCAGCCGGTGCAGCTATTCGACAACGACGCCTCAGTGACGGCGGTGCTTCGGCCCGTGGGGTACCTCTGCACGCCGGCGCACACGCCGCAGGTGGTACTGAAGAACCGGGGGATCCTGCCGCTGACCAGCGCCGTAATCCGCTATACGCTCGGCAATGCGGCGCCGGTGAGCATCAACTGGACCGGCAACCTGGCCTCCATGGCGCAGACGACGGTGGAATTACCGCCGGTTAACGTACCAGTAGGCGATATGACATTGAAAGCTTATACGGATCTGCCCAACGGCGTGGCCGATCAGCAACCCGGCAACGATACGGCCGCCGTGGGATTGACCTACGCCGATCCTTTGGGGTATCCGCTGGCGGAGGGTTTCGAAGGAGATGTATTCCCGCCGGGAGGCTTTACGATTGCCAACCCCGACCGCGGCGTCACCTGGATCAAAAGTAATTACGGTAACGGCAGCGCGCATGCAGCGGTAATCCGCAACTTCTTTTACGGCACCAACCACGCCACCGACGACCTCCTCGGCCCAGAGATGACCGCTCCCGGCAGCGATTCGGTGCGGCTCGTGTTTGATCTCGCCGCGGCCACCACCACGGCCATCGGCGCTGCGGGCAATTACTGGGATACGCTGGAAGTGTTCGTAACGTTCGATTGCGGGCAAACGATCGTGCCCACAGGGTATAAGAAATGGGGGGAAACGCTCGTCACCCGCCGGATCCCGACGACGGTCGAGTTTTATCCCGCCGCGGGCGAATGGCGGAGGGATACGGTGGAGCTGACGCACCTGGTTAAAGGGCGGACTTTCCGCGTGGTGTTCCGCAACGTAAGTAACTGGGAAAACAACGTGTATCTCGACAATATCCGGCTGGAAACGAGGCCGGTGCACCCGGACCTGGCCGGCAAGGGGATGCTCATCTGGCCGAATGCGTTCCGGGACCGGTTTTTCGTGGAGTTTTTGCAGTGGCCGGAAGACCTGAAGGGCATCTCGGTGTATGACGCCGCAGGGCGCGAAGTGTACCGTCGGGAAGCGCTCCGGCGGAGCGGTAACAGGGTGACAATCGATTTGGTAAATGCCCCAAATGGTGTTTACTTTGTAAAGTTATTCTATAGCCGACAGGTGAGAACTTATAAAATAGTGAAAGCAAAATGA